In a single window of the Pirellulales bacterium genome:
- a CDS encoding replication protein RepA, which yields MKRPDEGTTLTRNQQRLIDARDQIINERPDRNDFLHTVMCQVGMPRRATEARTFERTSGHISLQLEAGKLWNGKEWVQQPLPYGTTPRLVMVHVSSEAIRTKSRRVDVGDSMRQFLLKLGMGDGGGPRGGYTAIRKQIEALAACRLTIGMRDHGKVVTVDAKPIRKFEAWLHQDGSQQTLWPGVMELHPDFYETLASHAVPLDYRALSALRHSALALDIYTWLAHRLCRINKPGGVMLSWQNLRDQFGQEYSESKDFKREFRALLRQVSVVYPDARIEEVDGGIKLYESPPPITRTSVGMSLPLVSVDKPGG from the coding sequence ATGAAGCGGCCGGACGAGGGAACAACACTCACCCGCAACCAGCAGCGGCTTATCGACGCCCGCGATCAGATTATTAACGAACGGCCCGACCGCAACGATTTTCTGCACACCGTTATGTGCCAGGTCGGTATGCCACGCCGGGCCACCGAGGCACGCACCTTCGAGCGAACCAGCGGCCATATCAGCCTTCAGCTTGAGGCGGGCAAGCTGTGGAACGGCAAAGAATGGGTGCAGCAGCCATTACCCTACGGCACCACGCCACGCCTCGTGATGGTACACGTTTCGTCGGAGGCGATCCGAACCAAGAGCCGCCGAGTCGATGTGGGCGACAGTATGCGGCAATTCCTGCTTAAGCTCGGCATGGGGGACGGGGGAGGGCCTCGCGGAGGATATACGGCGATCCGCAAGCAGATCGAAGCCTTGGCCGCTTGTCGGCTCACCATCGGAATGCGGGATCATGGCAAGGTCGTCACCGTGGACGCCAAGCCGATCCGCAAGTTTGAAGCGTGGCTGCATCAGGACGGCTCGCAGCAGACCTTATGGCCTGGCGTGATGGAACTGCACCCGGACTTTTATGAGACGCTGGCCAGCCATGCCGTGCCGCTCGACTATCGGGCGTTATCGGCGTTGCGGCATTCGGCCCTGGCCCTCGACATTTACACGTGGCTTGCTCATCGGCTCTGCCGAATCAACAAGCCCGGGGGCGTAATGCTCTCATGGCAGAATCTCCGCGACCAGTTCGGCCAGGAATACTCTGAGTCGAAAGACTTCAAACGCGAATTTCGTGCGCTATTGCGTCAGGTTAGCGTGGTCTATCCTGACGCCCGTATTGAAGAAGTGGACGGCGGCATCAAGCTCTACGAATCGCCGCCGCCGATTACCAGAACGTCGGTCGGCATGTCTCTGCCGTTGGTGTCTGTGGATAAGCCAGGGGGTTAG
- a CDS encoding ribbon-helix-helix domain-containing protein, which produces MTIKKPSLSAALREASRPTAAADIEPEKNKPHDAASERRTGRDGLKTIGGFFDPAVSKQLRIMAVEHDSTVQDLLSEALNDLFVKHGKSPIA; this is translated from the coding sequence ATGACAATCAAGAAACCAAGCTTGTCGGCAGCATTGCGTGAGGCATCCAGGCCTACGGCTGCGGCGGACATCGAGCCGGAAAAAAATAAGCCGCATGATGCCGCTTCAGAGAGACGAACCGGCCGCGATGGTTTAAAGACCATCGGCGGATTCTTTGACCCGGCCGTATCAAAGCAGCTACGCATCATGGCTGTAGAACACGACAGCACCGTGCAAGATTTGCTATCCGAGGCGCTCAACGACTTGTTCGTTAAGCACGGCAAGAGCCCGATTGCATGA
- a CDS encoding AAA family ATPase: protein MRTVAIISQKGGAGKTTLAVHLAVEAERSGLSSAIIDLDPQASATGWGDSRRQDTPAVVSAQAARLGNVLQIAKQNGARLALIDTAPHSEAAALAATREADLILIPCRPAILDLRAISQTVDLARIAGKPAAVVLNAVPARGSLTGEAIEAVTGYGIDVADVQLGQRAAFVHCLTAGLTAQEFEPGGKAAREIKHLFRWMMKRLGVEHDNQETKLVGSIA, encoded by the coding sequence ATGCGTACTGTGGCGATCATTTCTCAAAAGGGCGGGGCTGGCAAAACAACGCTGGCCGTGCATCTAGCAGTTGAGGCCGAGCGCTCCGGCTTGTCCTCGGCCATCATCGATCTTGATCCGCAAGCCAGCGCCACCGGCTGGGGCGATAGCCGCAGGCAGGACACACCGGCGGTTGTCTCAGCCCAGGCAGCCCGCCTTGGCAACGTCTTGCAAATCGCCAAGCAGAACGGGGCGAGGTTGGCCCTTATCGACACCGCTCCGCATTCCGAGGCAGCGGCGCTAGCCGCCACGCGTGAGGCGGATTTGATCCTGATCCCGTGCCGTCCGGCGATTCTCGACTTGCGGGCGATCAGCCAGACAGTCGATTTAGCACGCATCGCGGGCAAGCCTGCGGCTGTTGTGTTGAATGCTGTTCCTGCTCGTGGCTCACTGACGGGCGAAGCCATCGAAGCCGTCACCGGCTACGGCATCGACGTGGCGGACGTGCAGTTGGGGCAGCGGGCAGCCTTCGTGCATTGCCTCACGGCGGGACTCACCGCCCAGGAGTTCGAGCCGGGGGGGAAGGCGGCCCGCGAGATCAAGCATTTGTTCCGCTGGATGATGAAACGATTGGGGGTAGAGCATGACAATCAAGAAACCAAGCTTGTCGGCAGCATTGCGTGA
- the mobF gene encoding MobF family relaxase, translated as MLRVVQSTSQAQARSYYTADYYSEGQELTGIWHGQAAKRLGLAGAVTQSQWDALCGNHHPSTGQKLTRRQNKERTVGYDFNFHVPKSVSLLYAETRDQRIVDALCESVAATMDDVESEMAARVRKGYRYDNRRTGNIAYGLFVHFTARPVNSIPDPHLHAHCFVHNLTFDEDEQQWKAGQFRLLKQCAPEFEAMFHARLSASLAELGLPLVPSKHGWELQGIDQEFIERFSRRTHYIEQKAQALGVIDPLAKSELGAKTREHKRNDLSFRDLQAIWRRRMTASDRRALATLKSRLNGNAESDNAAPRSRLDTKGLIDDTLRRQAFLADWSRQWAGSGWRLHARQTI; from the coding sequence ATGTTACGTGTCGTCCAAAGTACCTCTCAGGCCCAGGCCCGCAGCTACTACACCGCCGATTACTATTCGGAGGGGCAGGAATTAACCGGCATCTGGCACGGCCAGGCGGCGAAGCGACTCGGCCTGGCAGGTGCGGTGACGCAATCTCAATGGGATGCGTTGTGCGGCAACCACCATCCCTCCACGGGCCAAAAACTCACCCGGCGGCAAAACAAAGAGCGGACGGTGGGTTATGACTTTAATTTCCACGTGCCCAAGAGCGTGTCGTTGCTCTATGCCGAAACTCGCGATCAGCGAATCGTGGACGCGTTATGCGAATCGGTCGCGGCCACGATGGACGATGTCGAAAGCGAGATGGCGGCGCGTGTTCGCAAAGGTTATCGGTACGACAACCGACGAACCGGCAACATCGCCTATGGGCTCTTTGTCCATTTCACGGCCCGGCCGGTGAATTCGATTCCCGATCCGCACTTGCACGCCCATTGCTTCGTCCACAACCTGACGTTCGACGAGGACGAACAGCAATGGAAAGCAGGACAGTTCCGCCTGCTCAAGCAATGTGCCCCGGAATTCGAGGCGATGTTCCATGCCCGGCTGTCGGCCAGCCTGGCTGAGCTTGGTTTACCGCTCGTACCCAGTAAGCACGGCTGGGAACTTCAAGGCATCGATCAGGAATTCATCGAACGTTTCTCGCGGCGGACGCATTACATCGAGCAGAAAGCCCAGGCCCTGGGCGTCATTGATCCGCTGGCCAAGTCGGAGCTTGGTGCCAAGACGCGCGAGCACAAGCGAAATGATCTCTCGTTCCGCGATTTACAAGCCATCTGGCGACGACGAATGACCGCCTCCGACCGGCGAGCGTTGGCTACTCTCAAAAGCAGGCTCAACGGCAATGCCGAGTCTGATAATGCTGCCCCGAGATCGCGGCTCGATACCAAAGGGTTGATCGATGACACGCTACGGCGGCAAGCGTTCCTCGCCGATTGGTCGCGTCAGTGGGCCGGAAGCGGCTGGCGATTACATGCACGGCAGACGATATGA
- a CDS encoding type II toxin-antitoxin system VapC family toxin, translating to MACLLDTGILLRAFDARNPQCRGIRQALRKLLSRQERLTVALQNIAEFWNVSTRPVESNGFGLATDRIGQRLKLLESGCEVLTESDESYRIWKGLLAAHSISGVAVHDARLVSVMLANGISTIVTLNVKDFRRYSGISAVVPSDV from the coding sequence ATGGCCTGTTTACTCGACACCGGCATTCTGCTGCGGGCCTTCGACGCCAGAAATCCCCAATGTCGTGGCATCCGTCAGGCGCTTCGCAAACTTCTGTCACGACAGGAGCGATTGACCGTTGCACTACAGAACATCGCCGAATTCTGGAACGTTTCGACACGTCCGGTCGAGTCTAATGGCTTCGGCCTGGCGACGGATCGGATCGGGCAACGGCTAAAGCTGCTTGAGAGCGGCTGCGAGGTACTGACTGAGAGTGATGAATCGTATCGCATTTGGAAGGGATTATTGGCGGCTCACTCCATATCCGGTGTTGCCGTCCATGATGCCCGTCTGGTCTCGGTCATGCTCGCCAACGGCATCTCAACAATCGTCACGCTCAACGTAAAGGACTTCCGCCGCTATAGCGGCATTTCAGCAGTCGTTCCGAGCGACGTTTGA
- a CDS encoding ankyrin repeat domain-containing protein codes for MREQQTSLQPSASDEVPMLSDVDRQLFNAVMRADAHGVSQAIACGANVNTQDALLRTPLHLASRDNRTTIVDVLITAGADIESRDANGATPLHYAALNFHRLIDAGKLLVENGADVEAQTARGKTPYGIAIRASNQNFAEMLGDAVVLRSNHVHRLESRRDSDSRKRGK; via the coding sequence TTGCGCGAACAACAAACATCTTTACAACCATCGGCATCTGATGAGGTGCCGATGCTGTCCGATGTCGACCGTCAATTATTCAATGCTGTAATGAGAGCGGATGCCCATGGTGTTTCGCAAGCAATTGCATGCGGTGCCAACGTGAATACGCAAGACGCACTACTTCGTACCCCGCTCCATCTTGCATCGCGAGATAATCGCACCACGATTGTCGACGTATTGATCACTGCCGGTGCCGACATTGAATCACGGGATGCCAACGGCGCGACACCATTGCATTACGCCGCCCTCAATTTCCATCGTCTAATAGATGCTGGTAAACTGTTAGTGGAAAACGGCGCAGATGTTGAAGCGCAAACTGCGCGAGGCAAGACGCCCTACGGCATCGCCATTCGGGCTTCCAATCAAAACTTCGCAGAAATGCTGGGCGATGCTGTTGTATTGAGATCAAACCATGTGCATCGGCTTGAATCCCGTCGAGACTCGGATAGCCGCAAACGAGGCAAGTAA
- a CDS encoding recombinase family protein, with protein MTAILGYARVSTAGQDLEGQRQRLSAAGAIRVFEDVTSGRNFKRPGLSSLLEYARTGDVLCIVRLDRLGRSLRELLNIVDTLKQRGIGLMSLDEKLDTSSAAGELAFHVFAAVGHFERGVISERTRDGLAVARVRGKRIGRPILDETKIAAALRLVDAGLTPAQASQQVGLGRSTVYRELRTRNRSRQEMPC; from the coding sequence ATGACGGCGATTCTCGGCTATGCCCGCGTATCAACCGCCGGGCAGGATTTGGAAGGCCAGCGGCAGCGGCTGAGTGCCGCCGGTGCTATCCGTGTCTTTGAAGATGTCACGAGCGGCCGTAATTTCAAGCGGCCTGGCTTATCATCACTGCTTGAATATGCCAGAACCGGCGACGTGCTGTGCATTGTCCGCCTGGATCGCCTCGGCCGCAGCCTACGAGAACTGCTCAATATCGTCGATACGCTCAAGCAACGCGGCATCGGCCTCATGTCGTTAGACGAAAAACTCGACACTTCTTCAGCGGCTGGCGAACTCGCATTCCATGTCTTTGCAGCTGTAGGCCATTTTGAGCGGGGCGTGATAAGCGAGCGGACACGTGATGGGCTGGCAGTTGCCAGGGTACGCGGCAAGCGAATCGGTCGGCCGATACTCGATGAAACCAAAATCGCCGCCGCCTTACGACTTGTTGACGCGGGCCTAACCCCTGCCCAGGCCTCGCAACAAGTCGGGCTGGGGCGTTCAACCGTGTACCGCGAATTGCGGACACGGAATCGCTCGCGGCAAGAAATGCCATGCTGA
- a CDS encoding WGR domain-containing protein — translation MLNLLTVVFEAHHTGRNHHRRYQISVGRDLFNDWIVSIDYGRIGQQGQRQRFGHANAVQLQSIIRERLRRRRSAQRRIGCTYQLKELHTFNGFDVEAWLPRALLAEFLQVSSSPEHQRKASGVQGAAMSPGLRERNKQRRR, via the coding sequence ATGCTGAACCTGTTGACGGTGGTTTTCGAGGCCCATCATACCGGCAGAAACCATCATCGCCGCTATCAAATCAGCGTCGGCCGCGATCTATTCAATGACTGGATAGTGAGTATCGATTACGGCCGCATCGGTCAGCAAGGACAGCGGCAACGCTTCGGACATGCAAACGCTGTTCAGTTGCAGAGCATTATTCGTGAGCGGTTACGACGCCGGCGATCCGCGCAACGAAGAATTGGCTGCACCTATCAGCTGAAAGAACTGCACACCTTCAACGGATTCGATGTCGAGGCGTGGCTGCCGCGGGCATTGCTCGCAGAGTTTTTGCAAGTTTCTTCTTCCCCGGAACACCAGAGAAAGGCTAGCGGGGTCCAGGGGGCGGCAATGAGCCCCGGTCTGCGTGAACGCAACAAACAACGGCGGCGTTAG
- a CDS encoding helix-turn-helix domain-containing protein, translating to MSTEQQQLLVTSKQAASMLAISERTLWQLTSDGHLPAVRFGRTVRYDLSDLRAFITSRRSGGTPAAN from the coding sequence ATGAGCACGGAGCAACAACAGTTGCTAGTCACCTCGAAGCAAGCGGCTTCGATGCTGGCGATTTCGGAGCGAACGTTGTGGCAGTTGACCAGTGATGGTCATCTGCCCGCCGTCCGTTTTGGCAGGACGGTGCGTTACGATCTCAGCGATTTGCGAGCGTTCATCACCTCGCGTCGTAGCGGCGGTACTCCGGCCGCAAACTGA
- a CDS encoding M20/M25/M40 family metallo-hydrolase: MFARWFAIRPVGKSIWAALTIICAAFAPLFVANAPARETISRPVVSEAAWPGEASNIDAAAATITANELKQHASALADDTFEGRATGSRGGRAAAGYLQSKLKEFDLAPAGEKGSYFQSFDSSSRNILAKIEGTDPALKKEVVLVSAHYDHVGYGNSRNSYGPTGYIHNGADDNASGAATLLEVAEACAKLDPKPKRTILFALWDAEETGLNGSKFWLTRPTVPLADVKLMINMDMVGRLRNNNLTVYGARTARGLRKLTSTPNRDSDAPVIDFDWEIRSDSDHHPFYMRGIPILMLHTGLHGDYHRPSDDVEKLNIEGMQRVARLLYGIVTTAANQAELPKFREAVRRESSYSKSTNDRIEPAPPGRLGLQWDREDNTAAGLKIVRLTPSGPAAQAGLKVGDRLLKFNDHELVHGIDLAGIVVSAQNPVKITVARVGSEQPIDVKVQLRGNPTKLGIQWREDDAEAGSVKIVGVVPSSPAARAGIRPLDRIYTVNGQDFASGQEMRQLLDAATMPYQLLVERNGRVHQATVEPSPAVAVTQ; this comes from the coding sequence ATGTTTGCAAGATGGTTTGCGATCCGTCCCGTCGGTAAGAGCATTTGGGCGGCCCTAACGATCATCTGTGCGGCATTCGCACCCTTGTTCGTGGCAAACGCGCCGGCTCGCGAGACGATTTCGCGTCCGGTGGTCAGCGAAGCGGCCTGGCCCGGCGAGGCGAGCAACATCGACGCCGCGGCCGCAACCATAACGGCCAACGAGCTTAAGCAGCACGCCTCGGCTCTGGCGGACGACACATTCGAGGGACGCGCCACGGGCAGTCGGGGCGGTCGGGCGGCGGCCGGCTATTTGCAATCGAAGCTCAAGGAGTTCGATCTCGCGCCGGCCGGCGAAAAGGGGAGCTACTTCCAAAGCTTCGATTCCAGCTCGCGCAATATTCTGGCCAAGATCGAAGGGACCGATCCGGCGCTAAAAAAGGAAGTCGTCCTGGTCAGCGCTCACTACGATCACGTCGGGTACGGTAATTCTCGCAACAGTTACGGCCCGACCGGCTACATCCATAACGGCGCCGACGACAACGCCAGCGGCGCGGCCACGTTGCTCGAGGTCGCCGAGGCCTGCGCCAAACTCGACCCGAAACCGAAGCGGACGATCCTGTTCGCGCTGTGGGACGCCGAAGAGACGGGGCTCAATGGCTCGAAGTTCTGGCTTACTAGGCCGACGGTTCCGCTGGCCGACGTCAAGCTGATGATCAACATGGATATGGTCGGCCGGTTGCGTAACAACAATCTCACGGTTTATGGCGCTCGCACGGCCCGGGGCCTGCGCAAGCTGACCAGCACGCCTAACCGCGACAGCGACGCGCCGGTCATCGACTTCGATTGGGAGATCCGCAGCGATAGCGACCATCATCCGTTCTACATGCGCGGAATCCCCATCCTGATGCTGCACACCGGTCTGCACGGCGATTATCACCGACCGAGTGACGACGTCGAGAAATTGAACATTGAGGGCATGCAGCGCGTCGCTCGGCTGTTGTACGGCATCGTCACCACAGCGGCGAATCAGGCGGAATTGCCGAAATTCCGCGAAGCTGTTCGCCGTGAATCGAGCTATAGCAAATCGACGAACGATCGCATCGAGCCCGCGCCGCCGGGGCGTCTCGGTCTGCAATGGGATCGCGAGGACAACACCGCAGCCGGCTTGAAGATTGTTCGTCTGACGCCCAGTGGTCCTGCTGCGCAGGCAGGGCTGAAGGTGGGCGATCGCCTGTTGAAATTCAACGATCACGAGCTGGTACACGGCATCGACCTGGCCGGCATCGTTGTCTCGGCACAGAACCCAGTGAAGATCACAGTCGCCCGCGTCGGTTCGGAACAGCCAATTGACGTCAAGGTGCAATTGCGTGGCAACCCCACCAAGCTCGGCATTCAATGGCGCGAAGACGACGCCGAAGCCGGCTCAGTGAAGATCGTAGGTGTGGTTCCCAGTTCCCCCGCGGCGCGCGCCGGCATCCGCCCGTTGGATCGGATTTACACTGTCAACGGGCAAGACTTCGCCAGCGGCCAGGAAATGCGTCAACTGCTCGACGCCGCCACGATGCCGTACCAATTGCTCGTCGAGCGCAACGGCCGCGTCCACCAGGCAACAGTCGAGCCATCACCCGCCGTCGCCGTTACGCAATAA
- a CDS encoding arylsulfatase, whose protein sequence is MKTLVMLFAVVAVGFSRSASAADAAAAPRPNIVFLLADDLGSDDVGWRGSDIKTPRLDELAESGAKLEQFYVQPVCSPTRAALMTGRYPFRHGLQVGVVRPWAQYGLPLAERTLPQALHDAGYQTAITGKWHLGHFQPEYLPTRRGFDHQYGHYNGALDYFTHIRDEGFDWHRDDHENHDEGYSTHLIAREAVARIQSRDPSRPLFLYVPFNTVHAPHQVPDSYTAPYENRAGQKRIYAGMVAALDEAVGQIVDAVRAAGMADNTLFVFSSDNGGPNPGKLTDNGPLRAGKGTVYEGGVRVCAFATWPGKIKAGQKIDTPLHIVDWYPTLLKLAGASAEQSLPVDGLDLWPALTGAPTPTDRTIVINTTPTAGAIRVGDWKLVLGGNRRGSEDEDEKPAAATEKESVELFNLATDVGEKTNLANAEPKITEQLRARYAAYAKEAVPPKAGPKPRGFKSPRVWGQVD, encoded by the coding sequence ATGAAAACGCTGGTCATGTTGTTCGCGGTCGTAGCTGTTGGCTTTTCCAGGTCGGCGTCAGCGGCCGACGCTGCCGCTGCGCCGCGGCCGAACATCGTCTTCTTGTTGGCCGACGATCTGGGATCGGACGACGTCGGTTGGCGCGGCAGCGATATTAAGACGCCGCGATTGGACGAATTGGCGGAGTCTGGTGCGAAGCTCGAGCAGTTCTATGTGCAGCCGGTTTGCTCGCCGACGCGCGCGGCGCTGATGACGGGCCGGTATCCCTTCCGACATGGTTTGCAGGTTGGCGTCGTACGTCCCTGGGCGCAGTACGGGTTGCCATTGGCAGAACGCACACTTCCCCAGGCGCTGCACGACGCTGGCTATCAAACCGCGATTACGGGCAAGTGGCACCTAGGGCATTTTCAGCCGGAGTATTTGCCCACGCGGCGTGGCTTCGATCATCAATATGGCCACTACAACGGCGCGCTTGATTACTTCACACACATTCGCGACGAGGGGTTCGATTGGCATCGCGATGATCACGAGAATCATGACGAGGGGTATTCCACGCACTTGATCGCGCGCGAAGCCGTGGCGCGGATCCAATCACGCGATCCGTCGCGACCGCTGTTTTTGTACGTCCCTTTCAACACGGTCCATGCTCCGCATCAGGTGCCTGATAGTTACACGGCGCCGTACGAAAATCGCGCCGGCCAGAAGCGCATCTATGCGGGCATGGTGGCGGCATTGGACGAGGCCGTGGGGCAAATCGTTGATGCTGTTCGTGCTGCCGGAATGGCCGACAACACGCTCTTCGTCTTTTCCAGTGACAACGGTGGACCGAATCCCGGCAAACTGACGGATAACGGTCCCCTGCGTGCCGGCAAAGGAACGGTGTACGAAGGGGGCGTGCGGGTCTGCGCATTCGCCACTTGGCCGGGGAAGATCAAGGCCGGCCAAAAGATCGACACACCGCTACATATCGTTGACTGGTACCCGACGCTGTTGAAACTGGCCGGCGCATCGGCCGAGCAATCGCTGCCGGTCGATGGCCTCGACCTGTGGCCAGCCCTGACAGGTGCGCCGACGCCAACCGATCGGACGATCGTGATCAACACCACGCCTACCGCTGGCGCGATCCGTGTCGGAGATTGGAAGTTGGTACTGGGGGGCAATCGCCGGGGGAGCGAGGATGAGGACGAAAAGCCTGCCGCCGCGACGGAAAAAGAATCCGTCGAGCTATTCAACCTGGCAACCGACGTCGGCGAGAAAACAAATCTGGCGAACGCCGAACCGAAGATCACCGAGCAACTGCGTGCGCGCTATGCGGCCTACGCCAAGGAAGCTGTACCGCCGAAAGCAGGGCCTAAGCCACGCGGGTTCAAGAGTCCGCGTGTGTGGGGACAGGTGGACTGA
- a CDS encoding sulfatase, with product MHSSVIRVSILLGASALVFNCMAADDSSAAEGKRPNIVLIFSDDHAYQAISAYNDPRKLVQTPNLDRLAAEGVRCDRCLVPNSICGPSRATVLTGKYNHLNGFYNNSNSRFDSSQMTFPKLLRAAGYQTAVIGKWHLISEPTGFDHWEILPGQGVYYNPAMTRNGEKTQHQGYVTDIITDLSLDWLGNRDASKPFLLMCQHKAPHREWEPNLKYLGHDQDRKYDEPATLFDDYANRGVAERDQDMTIEKTMNSRDLKLTPPAQLTPEQLEKWNAYYEPRNAAFRQANPQGADLVRWKYNRYMHDYLGCIRSVDESVGRVLKYLDDAGLADNTLVIYAADQGFYLGEHGWFDKRWIFEESLRTPLLVRWPGVAKPGLVCRDIVSNLDFAETFLDAAGVPIPDEMQGRSLRDVLAGETPADWRKSFYYHYYEYPVPHHVRPHYGVVTDQYKLVHFYGSDVDYWELFDRQADPHELRSVYGQSGYAAAQKELEKELSRLRKDLKVPDQDPPTASGRRVAEAAK from the coding sequence ATGCATTCTTCGGTGATCCGCGTTTCGATCCTGTTGGGAGCCTCGGCACTGGTTTTCAATTGCATGGCTGCCGACGATTCGTCCGCCGCCGAGGGAAAACGCCCGAACATCGTGCTGATCTTTTCCGACGATCATGCCTACCAGGCGATCAGCGCTTACAACGATCCACGGAAATTGGTGCAGACGCCGAACCTCGATCGGCTGGCCGCCGAGGGAGTGCGCTGCGATCGATGCCTGGTGCCGAATTCGATCTGCGGGCCCAGCCGAGCCACAGTGCTGACGGGCAAGTACAACCACTTGAACGGCTTCTACAACAATTCGAACAGCCGCTTCGATAGTTCGCAGATGACGTTTCCGAAGTTGCTGCGCGCGGCCGGCTATCAAACAGCCGTGATCGGCAAGTGGCATCTGATCAGCGAGCCGACCGGTTTCGACCATTGGGAAATCCTGCCGGGGCAAGGCGTCTATTACAACCCGGCCATGACGCGCAACGGCGAAAAGACGCAGCACCAAGGGTACGTTACGGACATCATCACTGACTTGTCGCTCGATTGGCTCGGCAATCGCGATGCGTCGAAACCGTTTCTGCTGATGTGCCAGCACAAAGCGCCGCACCGCGAGTGGGAACCCAACCTGAAATACTTAGGGCACGACCAGGATCGCAAATACGACGAACCGGCAACGTTGTTCGACGATTATGCGAACCGCGGCGTGGCCGAGCGCGACCAAGACATGACGATCGAAAAGACGATGAACTCGCGCGATCTGAAGCTCACCCCCCCTGCGCAATTGACGCCGGAGCAATTGGAAAAATGGAATGCCTACTACGAGCCGCGCAACGCCGCGTTTCGTCAGGCGAATCCGCAAGGGGCCGACCTGGTCCGTTGGAAGTACAACCGCTACATGCACGACTATTTGGGCTGCATCCGCTCGGTGGATGAAAGCGTGGGAAGGGTTCTGAAATACCTGGACGACGCCGGATTGGCCGACAACACGCTGGTGATTTACGCCGCCGACCAAGGGTTTTACCTGGGCGAGCATGGCTGGTTCGACAAGCGGTGGATCTTCGAAGAGTCGCTGCGAACCCCGCTGCTGGTGCGCTGGCCTGGCGTGGCAAAGCCGGGACTCGTGTGCCGGGACATCGTTTCGAATCTCGACTTTGCCGAGACGTTTCTCGATGCGGCCGGCGTGCCGATTCCCGACGAGATGCAGGGACGCAGCCTGCGTGACGTGTTAGCCGGCGAAACTCCGGCCGATTGGCGCAAGAGCTTCTACTATCACTACTACGAATACCCTGTGCCGCATCACGTGCGACCGCACTATGGTGTAGTGACGGATCAGTACAAATTGGTGCATTTCTACGGATCCGACGTCGACTACTGGGAGTTATTCGATCGTCAGGCCGATCCGCACGAATTGCGCAGCGTCTATGGCCAGAGCGGCTATGCAGCGGCGCAAAAAGAATTAGAAAAAGAACTCAGTCGCTTGCGCAAGGACTTGAAAGTGCCCGACCAGGATCCGCCGACCGCCTCGGGGCGACGGGTCGCCGAGGCCGCGAAGTAG